A genomic window from Erythrobacter sp. BLCC-B19 includes:
- a CDS encoding peptide MFS transporter: MMDISLWAEAEWIAAIAVLVLIVFLAIGAKIAVQSEPEFAGHPKGLYMLFFAEMWERFSYYGMRAILIFYLTQHWLFSDGKSNLIYGAYTSLVYITPVLGGYLADRYLGQRKAVLFGGLLLAIGHTLMAVEGTGGQNDPTINVFWAALAFIIVGSGFLKANISVMVGQLYNLTDVRRDGAYTIFYMGINVGAALGTILVAYLGQHPSFGWGFGFGLAGIGMLLGLIVFVLGKASLRGAGEAPKLLTKGTEYGLYGIGFAAVAVIWALVQYQDVIQTLLAISGVALLGYVLFESFKLPKEPRERMFAILFLISLNPLFWGLFEQAGGSMNLFTDRFVDRAGVPAGIFQSINPIYIILMAPVFAGLWQWLGSKGREPSAPAKFGLALAQMGLANLVLVWGAEAYGIAAMTPVILVFAYYFFATTAELCLSPVGLSAMNRLAPKHLASLIMGAWFYMTAVGNFVAGKIGEATGGHGGEMTKQGLLDIYELFGWIAIGAAVAVLLVSPVVKKWMHLDTLKDTAPVSDGPSLAKAEPAE, from the coding sequence ATGATGGATATTTCGCTGTGGGCGGAGGCCGAATGGATTGCGGCCATCGCCGTGCTGGTGCTGATCGTGTTTCTGGCGATCGGGGCCAAGATCGCGGTGCAGAGCGAGCCTGAGTTCGCCGGCCACCCCAAAGGCCTCTATATGCTGTTCTTCGCCGAGATGTGGGAGCGCTTCTCCTACTACGGTATGCGCGCGATTCTGATTTTCTACCTCACCCAGCACTGGCTGTTTTCCGACGGCAAATCGAACCTGATCTACGGCGCCTACACCTCGCTGGTGTACATCACCCCGGTGCTCGGCGGCTATTTGGCTGACCGTTATCTGGGCCAGCGCAAGGCGGTGCTGTTTGGCGGGTTGCTGCTGGCGATCGGTCACACGCTGATGGCGGTCGAGGGCACCGGCGGGCAGAACGATCCCACGATCAACGTGTTTTGGGCTGCGCTCGCCTTCATCATCGTCGGCTCGGGCTTCCTGAAGGCCAACATCTCGGTGATGGTCGGTCAGCTCTACAACCTCACCGACGTGCGCCGCGACGGTGCCTATACGATCTTCTACATGGGCATCAACGTGGGTGCGGCGCTGGGCACGATTCTGGTCGCCTACCTGGGCCAGCACCCCTCCTTCGGCTGGGGCTTCGGCTTTGGTCTGGCGGGCATCGGGATGCTGCTGGGCCTGATCGTCTTCGTGCTCGGCAAGGCCAGCCTGCGCGGCGCGGGCGAGGCGCCCAAGCTGCTGACCAAGGGCACGGAATACGGGCTCTATGGCATCGGCTTTGCCGCCGTCGCGGTGATCTGGGCGCTGGTGCAGTATCAGGACGTGATCCAGACGCTGCTGGCGATCTCGGGCGTGGCGCTGCTGGGCTACGTGCTGTTCGAGAGCTTCAAGCTGCCCAAGGAACCGCGTGAACGGATGTTCGCGATCCTGTTCCTGATCAGCCTCAACCCGCTGTTCTGGGGTCTGTTCGAGCAGGCGGGCGGATCGATGAACCTGTTCACCGATCGCTTTGTCGACCGCGCCGGGGTGCCGGCGGGGATCTTCCAGTCGATCAACCCGATCTACATTATCCTGATGGCGCCGGTCTTTGCCGGGCTGTGGCAGTGGCTCGGCAGCAAGGGGCGCGAGCCCTCGGCCCCGGCCAAGTTCGGTCTGGCGCTGGCGCAAATGGGCCTCGCCAACCTCGTGCTGGTGTGGGGCGCGGAAGCCTATGGCATCGCCGCGATGACCCCGGTGATCCTCGTGTTCGCCTACTACTTCTTCGCCACCACTGCCGAGCTGTGCCTCTCGCCTGTCGGTCTGTCGGCGATGAACCGGCTGGCGCCCAAGCACCTTGCGTCGCTGATCATGGGCGCATGGTTCTACATGACCGCGGTCGGCAACTTCGTGGCCGGCAAGATCGGCGAAGCGACCGGCGGGCATGGCGGCGAAATGACCAAGCAGGGTCTGCTCGACATCTACGAACTGTTCGGCTGGATCGCGATCGGGGCCGCCGTGGCGGTGCTGCTGGTCAGCCCGGTTGTGAAGAAGTGGATGCACCTCGACACGCTCAAGGACACCGCCCCCGTATCGGACGGCCCTTCACTCGCCAAGGCCGAGCCTGCCGAGTAA
- a CDS encoding GntR family transcriptional regulator → MNPNTNRPVYLKLRDQIAAAIIDGVYPEGAMLPSVRALAAEQGANPLTVAKAYQQFQNDGLVEVQRGVGMYVVRGAAERLRAAEREAFLREEWPEIRSRMQRLGLDLAELALT, encoded by the coding sequence ATGAACCCCAACACCAACCGCCCCGTCTATCTCAAGCTGCGCGACCAGATTGCCGCGGCGATTATCGACGGGGTCTATCCGGAGGGCGCGATGCTGCCTTCGGTGCGGGCGCTGGCGGCCGAGCAGGGCGCGAACCCGCTGACGGTGGCGAAGGCCTATCAACAGTTCCAGAACGATGGCCTTGTCGAAGTGCAGCGCGGGGTGGGGATGTATGTCGTGCGCGGTGCGGCCGAACGCCTGCGCGCTGCCGAGCGCGAGGCCTTCCTGCGCGAGGAATGGCCCGAAATCCGCAGCCGGATGCAGCGGCTCGGCCTCGATCTGGCGGAACTCGCTCTTACTTAG
- a CDS encoding integration host factor subunit beta, with product MIRSELLQELHKDNPDLRADEIEQVVDIFFDEIAQRLAEGGRVELRGFGAFSTREREARSGRNPRTGETVDVPEKRVPYFKAGKEIRERLNK from the coding sequence ATGATCAGATCCGAATTGCTGCAAGAACTGCACAAGGACAACCCCGACCTGCGCGCTGACGAGATCGAGCAGGTGGTGGATATCTTCTTCGACGAGATTGCCCAGCGGCTGGCCGAAGGGGGCCGGGTCGAACTGCGCGGCTTCGGTGCCTTTTCGACGCGTGAGCGCGAAGCAAGAAGCGGGCGCAACCCGCGCACCGGCGAGACAGTCGATGTGCCGGAAAAGCGCGTGCCCTATTTCAAGGCCGGCAAGGAAATCCGCGAGCGCCTGAATAAGTGA
- a CDS encoding cation:proton antiporter domain-containing protein, with product MAGEASDAHSVVATIQPAITLLGLGIAAALGSRALRLNPIVGYLGLGLGLASLGTAADFSGPVVAAMAEAGVMFLLFNLGLHFSLGRIRAEAGNIFGFGSLQMLVAGGGFAALFWLMGLPPVFAVIAGFGMGLSSTAVVIGLVRERGQEDCPVGRAAQSILIFQDIAAIALLVTAGAIAEGGALGPALGMAAAKALAAFGIAVLFSRFLTEPLFGLIARAGTTEVYTATALFIALAAGWATGQAGLSLTLGAFLGGMAVADSRYRILVQTEIDAFRGLFLSFFFISVGLSIDPALLVADWVLVVGLTLGMVVLKCAFNMGAALLNRWSVPGSIQLGFLLGQGSEFTLVLLALPAVAGLAEPRLVSAMVTAIAISLAVTPLVSNIGRKLAGRLRQGPPDAKLAGDDAPVLIIGLTPAGRAVADALAFNDIAYLAVDADHDRFQMALADGYHAHSANPADPRSWDAIGIDRRQVLVIATGDTAVSREVTPLAQQRMPGVSRIIAVPGADEAGEMAELGLVPVDMSMSGGAERLTDLVFAALGRERALPVPGLARDDPMPRAA from the coding sequence ATGGCGGGCGAAGCATCAGACGCGCATTCGGTGGTGGCGACGATCCAGCCGGCGATCACGCTGCTGGGTCTCGGCATTGCCGCCGCGCTGGGTTCGCGCGCGTTGCGGCTCAATCCGATCGTTGGCTATCTCGGGCTCGGGCTGGGGCTGGCGAGCCTCGGCACGGCGGCCGATTTCAGCGGCCCGGTGGTTGCCGCGATGGCCGAAGCGGGGGTGATGTTCCTGCTGTTCAACCTTGGCCTGCACTTCTCCCTGGGGCGGATCCGGGCCGAGGCGGGCAATATCTTCGGCTTTGGCAGCCTGCAGATGCTGGTGGCGGGCGGCGGATTTGCCGCGCTGTTCTGGCTGATGGGCCTGCCCCCGGTGTTCGCGGTGATCGCGGGCTTCGGCATGGGCCTCTCCTCAACCGCGGTCGTCATCGGGCTGGTGCGCGAGCGGGGGCAGGAGGATTGCCCGGTGGGCCGCGCGGCGCAATCGATCCTGATCTTTCAGGACATCGCCGCGATCGCCTTGCTGGTCACGGCCGGGGCGATTGCCGAGGGCGGGGCGCTCGGCCCGGCACTGGGGATGGCCGCGGCCAAGGCGCTCGCCGCCTTCGGGATCGCGGTGCTGTTTTCCCGGTTCCTGACCGAGCCGCTGTTCGGCCTGATCGCCCGCGCGGGCACCACCGAGGTCTATACCGCGACCGCGCTGTTCATCGCGCTCGCCGCCGGATGGGCGACGGGGCAGGCGGGGCTCTCGCTGACGCTGGGTGCGTTCCTCGGCGGCATGGCGGTGGCGGATTCGCGCTATCGCATTCTGGTGCAGACCGAGATCGACGCCTTCCGCGGGCTGTTCCTGAGCTTCTTTTTCATCTCGGTCGGTCTCAGCATCGACCCGGCGCTGCTGGTGGCCGACTGGGTGCTGGTGGTGGGCCTGACGCTGGGAATGGTGGTGCTGAAATGTGCCTTCAACATGGGCGCAGCGCTGCTCAACCGCTGGTCGGTGCCCGGGTCGATCCAGCTCGGCTTCCTGCTGGGGCAGGGGAGCGAGTTCACGCTGGTGCTGCTGGCGCTGCCCGCGGTCGCCGGGCTGGCCGAACCGCGGCTGGTGTCCGCCATGGTCACCGCCATCGCGATCAGCCTCGCGGTGACGCCGCTGGTCTCGAACATCGGCCGCAAGCTGGCCGGGCGCCTGCGGCAAGGGCCGCCTGATGCCAAGCTGGCAGGCGATGATGCGCCGGTGCTGATCATCGGCCTCACCCCCGCAGGCCGGGCGGTGGCCGATGCGCTGGCGTTCAACGACATCGCCTACCTCGCAGTCGATGCCGATCACGACCGCTTCCAGATGGCACTGGCCGATGGCTACCACGCCCACAGCGCCAACCCCGCCGACCCGCGCAGCTGGGATGCCATCGGGATCGACCGGCGGCAGGTGCTGGTGATCGCGACCGGCGACACCGCGGTCTCGCGCGAAGTCACCCCGCTCGCACAGCAACGGATGCCGGGGGTGTCGCGGATCATCGCCGTGCCGGGGGCGGACGAGGCGGGCGAGATGGCCGAACTGGGGCTGGTGCCGGTCGACATGAGCATGAGCGGCGGGGCCGAGCGGCTGACCGATCTGGTCTTCGCCGCCCTCGGCCGTGAACGTGCGCTACCGGTGCCCGGCCTTGCCAGGGACGACCCGATGCCGCGCGCGGCGTGA
- a CDS encoding PilZ domain-containing protein — translation MEPATSPASLEPSPDVGGSELRAAPRFTLLIRAAKLVSAQGEFVCVIRDVSETGVSVRLFHALPVCQDFALHMPAGAVYEITRKWQRDNEAGFAFLEPVAVEQLVNESSDYPKRGLRLGLCFPVVVTTLSGQFEAVVENLSQQGARLTCDRLLAIDQTVRIAAPGLAGETRDVRAKVRWRRDRQYGVVFDDTFTLGEFARLAAQLQAPALLDDNAA, via the coding sequence ATGGAACCAGCGACCTCTCCCGCATCGCTCGAACCGAGCCCCGACGTCGGCGGCAGCGAACTGCGCGCCGCGCCGCGCTTCACCCTGCTGATCCGCGCCGCCAAACTGGTCTCGGCCCAGGGCGAATTCGTGTGCGTGATCCGCGATGTCTCGGAAACCGGAGTGAGCGTGCGCCTGTTCCATGCCCTGCCGGTGTGCCAGGATTTCGCCCTGCATATGCCCGCGGGCGCGGTCTATGAGATCACCCGCAAGTGGCAGCGCGACAACGAGGCCGGCTTCGCGTTCCTCGAACCTGTCGCAGTCGAGCAGCTGGTCAACGAATCGAGCGACTATCCCAAGCGCGGCCTGCGGCTGGGGCTGTGTTTCCCGGTGGTGGTGACCACCCTGTCGGGCCAGTTCGAGGCGGTGGTCGAAAACCTCTCGCAGCAAGGCGCGCGGCTGACCTGCGATCGGCTGCTGGCGATCGACCAGACGGTGCGAATCGCTGCGCCCGGTCTTGCCGGGGAAACCCGCGATGTCCGCGCCAAGGTGCGCTGGCGGCGTGATCGTCAGTATGGCGTGGTGTTCGACGACACCTTCACGCTCGGCGAGTTCGCGCGGCTGGCAGCGCAGCTTCAGGCGCCGGCGCTGCTGGACGACAACGCCGCCTAG
- the msrB gene encoding peptide-methionine (R)-S-oxide reductase MsrB, translating into MHVPVLTRRRLIAASASLAATLPFVSACGAAPAEAKSYPKGKSNAEWKKLLTRDQYHVLREAGTERAFTSPLNKEKRKGTFVCAACANPLYASAHKYDSGTGWPSFWQAVDKGAVGTSTDYLIGYARTEVHCADCGGHLGHIFDDGPRPTGKRHCINGVALKFVPA; encoded by the coding sequence ATGCACGTGCCTGTCCTCACCCGCCGCCGCCTGATCGCTGCCAGTGCCAGCCTTGCCGCGACGCTGCCCTTCGTGAGCGCCTGCGGGGCGGCCCCTGCCGAGGCGAAGTCCTATCCCAAGGGCAAGTCGAACGCCGAATGGAAGAAACTGCTGACCCGCGACCAGTATCACGTGCTGCGCGAAGCGGGGACGGAGCGCGCCTTCACCTCGCCGCTCAACAAGGAAAAGCGCAAAGGAACCTTCGTGTGCGCGGCTTGCGCCAACCCGCTCTATGCCTCGGCGCACAAGTATGACAGCGGCACCGGCTGGCCGAGCTTCTGGCAGGCGGTGGACAAGGGCGCGGTCGGTACCAGCACCGATTACCTCATCGGCTACGCCCGCACCGAAGTGCACTGCGCCGATTGCGGCGGGCATCTGGGCCACATTTTCGATGATGGCCCGCGCCCGACCGGCAAGCGGCACTGCATCAACGGGGTCGCGCTGAAGTTCGTCCCTGCCTAG
- a CDS encoding cytochrome P450, with amino-acid sequence MATIAPPTPVQRPQVRREPSSYDALKAHFENHPEERLSHPHPWDVSRSDIYFEDRWQPIFAEMRAAGQLHWIPESPFGPYWAVVGHKAIQHIEALPETFSSSWEHGGITILNRLSEEEAAASGVESRELPMFIAMDRPQHTGQRRTVAPKFTPTAIQDMEAEIRQRTGELLDSLPRGKVFDWVDTVSIELTTGMLAILFGFPWEDRRLLTFWSDWSGDTELATVRELDEMRWGILQEMAAYFQSLWIERTMDSEPGNDLISMMIHSQAMNQMRPEEFMGNLILLIVGGNDTTRNTMSGIIHALDKFPDQRKLYEENPDLIPNAVQEILRMQVPLAHMRRTCTEDTEVFGQQIKAGDKVVLWYISANRDAEVFDNPDKLDITRENARRHLSFGYGIHRCVGARLAELQLRVLLEEMHKRRIRVHVAGDVERVRANFVHGFRKLEVEITTF; translated from the coding sequence ATGGCCACGATTGCCCCGCCCACCCCGGTGCAGCGCCCGCAAGTGCGCCGCGAACCTTCGTCCTATGATGCGCTCAAGGCCCACTTCGAGAACCATCCCGAAGAGCGCCTCAGCCACCCCCATCCGTGGGATGTGAGCCGTTCGGACATCTATTTCGAGGACCGCTGGCAGCCGATCTTTGCCGAGATGCGCGCGGCAGGCCAATTGCACTGGATTCCCGAAAGCCCGTTCGGCCCCTATTGGGCAGTGGTTGGCCACAAGGCGATCCAGCATATCGAGGCGCTGCCAGAAACCTTCTCGTCGAGCTGGGAGCATGGCGGGATCACTATCCTGAACCGTCTGTCGGAAGAAGAGGCTGCCGCCAGCGGGGTCGAAAGCCGCGAATTGCCGATGTTCATCGCGATGGACCGCCCGCAGCACACCGGCCAGCGCCGCACCGTTGCCCCCAAGTTCACGCCCACGGCGATTCAGGACATGGAGGCCGAGATCCGCCAGCGCACCGGCGAGCTGCTCGACAGCCTGCCGCGCGGCAAAGTGTTCGACTGGGTCGATACCGTCTCGATCGAGCTGACCACCGGGATGCTCGCGATCCTTTTCGGCTTCCCCTGGGAAGACCGCCGCCTGCTGACCTTCTGGTCGGACTGGTCGGGCGATACCGAGCTCGCCACGGTGCGCGAACTCGACGAGATGCGCTGGGGCATCCTTCAGGAAATGGCGGCCTATTTCCAGTCGCTGTGGATCGAGCGCACGATGGACAGCGAGCCGGGCAATGATCTCATTTCGATGATGATCCATTCGCAGGCGATGAACCAGATGCGGCCCGAGGAATTCATGGGCAATCTGATCCTGCTGATCGTCGGCGGCAACGATACCACCCGCAACACGATGAGCGGGATCATCCACGCGCTCGACAAGTTCCCCGACCAGCGCAAGCTCTACGAGGAAAACCCCGACCTGATCCCCAACGCGGTGCAGGAGATCCTGCGGATGCAGGTGCCACTGGCCCATATGCGCCGCACCTGCACGGAGGATACCGAGGTCTTCGGCCAGCAGATCAAGGCCGGCGACAAGGTCGTGCTGTGGTACATCAGCGCGAACCGCGATGCAGAGGTGTTCGACAATCCCGACAAGCTCGACATCACCCGCGAGAATGCCCGCCGCCATTTGTCCTTCGGCTACGGCATCCACCGCTGCGTGGGCGCGCGGCTGGCAGAGCTTCAGCTGCGGGTGCTGCTCGAGGAAATGCACAAGCGCCGGATCCGCGTGCACGTCGCGGGCGATGTCGAGCGGGTGCGGGCGAACTTCGTCCACGGATTCCGCAAGCTCGAAGTGGAAATCACCACCTTCTGA
- a CDS encoding ABC transporter permease, with translation MSENLRPRLSALEAAWVIARRDFVAVLFSRAFLFFLLGPLFPVIVGGLAGSIGGEVQREAVSLEVGLAMTPQENAAMIAAGERLSGQLGGALPDLRAVPEAASDPAFNARAFMEARRGNYAAIMTGTLAEPTLVGTQGQLRRWKGPIGLVAAEATSAEPASFPPVSTEVVTTSAASERTTRIQTAQIAQMLLFLLTMLLAGMVLSNLVEEKANKIIEILAAAIPMDAVFMGKLFAMLAVSFVGIAVWGTVAWGLFALGGDAITQVTGFNIANLPAPAVGWPLFVALGVVYFAMAYLLLGALFLTIGSMASSVREVQTLSMPVTMMQLMVFFLAAYTIKQPGSALELAAIAFPLSSPFAMLARAAMEPEVWTHVVALAWQAVAVVALVKGGSLLFRKRVMKSGGAGRDKSRKNARLAA, from the coding sequence ATGAGCGAGAATCTCCGCCCGCGCCTCTCCGCGCTCGAAGCCGCATGGGTCATCGCCCGGCGCGATTTCGTCGCCGTGCTGTTCTCCCGCGCCTTCCTGTTCTTCCTTCTGGGGCCGCTGTTCCCGGTGATCGTCGGCGGCCTTGCCGGAAGCATCGGCGGCGAGGTGCAGCGCGAGGCGGTCAGCCTTGAGGTTGGCCTTGCCATGACCCCGCAGGAAAACGCCGCGATGATCGCTGCGGGCGAGCGGTTGTCGGGCCAGCTCGGCGGCGCGCTGCCCGATCTGCGCGCCGTGCCCGAAGCGGCGAGCGACCCCGCTTTCAACGCCCGCGCCTTCATGGAAGCGCGCCGGGGCAATTATGCCGCGATCATGACCGGCACCCTCGCCGAGCCCACGCTGGTCGGCACGCAGGGGCAATTGCGCCGCTGGAAGGGGCCGATCGGCCTCGTCGCCGCTGAAGCCACCAGCGCCGAACCGGCCAGCTTCCCGCCGGTCAGCACCGAAGTTGTCACCACCAGCGCCGCTTCCGAGCGCACGACCCGCATCCAGACCGCGCAGATCGCGCAGATGCTATTGTTCCTGCTGACGATGCTGCTGGCGGGCATGGTGCTGTCGAACCTGGTCGAGGAAAAGGCGAACAAGATCATCGAGATCCTCGCCGCCGCTATTCCGATGGACGCTGTATTCATGGGCAAGCTGTTTGCGATGCTCGCGGTCTCCTTCGTCGGGATCGCGGTGTGGGGCACGGTTGCCTGGGGGCTGTTTGCACTGGGCGGCGATGCGATCACGCAGGTCACCGGCTTCAACATCGCCAACCTGCCCGCGCCTGCGGTCGGCTGGCCGCTGTTCGTGGCGCTGGGGGTGGTCTATTTCGCGATGGCTTACCTGCTGCTCGGCGCCCTGTTCCTCACCATCGGTTCGATGGCGAGTTCGGTGCGCGAGGTGCAGACCCTGTCGATGCCCGTCACCATGATGCAGCTGATGGTGTTTTTCCTCGCCGCCTATACCATCAAGCAGCCCGGTTCCGCGCTGGAACTCGCCGCGATTGCCTTCCCGCTGTCCTCGCCCTTCGCGATGCTGGCGCGGGCGGCGATGGAGCCCGAGGTGTGGACGCACGTTGTTGCCCTCGCCTGGCAGGCGGTTGCTGTGGTGGCGCTGGTCAAGGGCGGCTCGCTGCTGTTCCGCAAGCGGGTGATGAAATCGGGTGGGGCGGGACGCGACAAGTCCCGCAAAAACGCTCGCCTCGCCGCCTGA
- a CDS encoding ABC transporter ATP-binding protein, which translates to MDMAVSNHAATGNHGDGSIAVPADARPLAIEARGLVKSFDGTRAVDGVDISVPEGAIYGILGPNGAGKTTTLRMLLGIIDPDEGVRRVFGHDRPHDIGRLIGYLPEERGLYPAMKCIEAIAFMGALRGLPLKEGRARAVELLERHGLGHAADRQIRQLSKGMAQTVQLLGTLVHKPRLVVLDEPFSGLDAINQGKLELMIRALADDGVTVIFSTHVIHHAERLCEGVAIIAGGKVPYAGSVEAARDRIPAQVRLETRAREGAWLSFLPPETRRNGDFFQFPLPATGIEPLLKGLIEGEAGILSLSIERAGLHDAFVAIAGEAAARQLQADNEGTAR; encoded by the coding sequence ATGGATATGGCGGTAAGCAATCATGCGGCGACGGGCAATCACGGGGACGGCTCCATCGCCGTTCCCGCCGATGCGCGTCCGCTGGCGATCGAGGCGCGCGGGCTGGTCAAGAGCTTTGACGGCACGCGCGCGGTGGACGGGGTGGACATTTCCGTCCCCGAGGGCGCGATCTACGGCATTCTCGGCCCCAACGGTGCGGGGAAGACCACGACGCTGCGGATGTTGCTCGGCATCATCGACCCGGATGAAGGCGTGCGCCGCGTGTTCGGGCATGACCGCCCGCATGATATTGGCCGGCTGATCGGCTACCTGCCCGAAGAGCGCGGGCTCTACCCGGCGATGAAGTGCATCGAGGCGATTGCCTTCATGGGTGCGCTGCGGGGTTTGCCCTTGAAAGAGGGCCGCGCTCGGGCGGTGGAGCTGCTCGAACGCCATGGCCTTGGCCATGCGGCAGACCGCCAGATCCGCCAGCTGTCCAAAGGCATGGCCCAGACCGTCCAGCTGCTCGGCACGCTGGTGCACAAGCCCCGGCTGGTGGTGCTGGACGAGCCGTTCTCCGGCCTCGATGCGATCAATCAGGGCAAGCTGGAACTGATGATCCGCGCGCTTGCCGATGATGGCGTGACCGTGATCTTCTCCACCCACGTGATCCACCATGCCGAACGCCTGTGCGAAGGCGTGGCGATCATCGCCGGGGGCAAGGTGCCCTATGCGGGGTCTGTCGAGGCCGCCCGTGACCGCATCCCGGCGCAGGTGCGGCTGGAAACGCGGGCGCGCGAAGGCGCATGGCTCAGCTTCCTGCCGCCTGAAACCCGCCGCAACGGCGACTTCTTCCAATTCCCCCTGCCCGCCACCGGGATCGAGCCGTTGCTCAAGGGCCTGATCGAAGGCGAGGCGGGCATCCTCTCGCTCTCGATCGAGCGCGCAGGCCTCCACGATGCCTTCGTCGCCATCGCGGGCGAGGCCGCCGCGCGCCAGCTGCAAGCCGATAACGAGGGAACCGCCCGATGA
- the queG gene encoding tRNA epoxyqueuosine(34) reductase QueG: MVNAPATLPDRIAERALAEGFAVCGFASAGEDPLRAARLEQWLGDGHHGSMEWMATRLDHRRSPQGLWPEAKSVIALGMSYAPAHDPLALEGSDTHARISVYAQGKDYHDVVKKRLKALARWLVEAVPGAQVKVFVDTAPVMEKPLGEAAGIGWQGKHTNMVSPTHGSWLFLGAIYTTLDLTPAEPHRDQCGSCRACLDACPTDAFPAPYRLDARRCISYLNIEHKGPVPEELRAGLGNRIYGCDDCLAVCPWNKFASAAQAMREFLPRAELVAPRLGELLALDDAGFRALFSGSPIKRIGRDRFVRNCLYAAGNSGNAALTAQVTALTDDPDPVVAEAAEWALGKLTGGP, encoded by the coding sequence ATGGTTAACGCGCCCGCAACCCTTCCTGACAGGATCGCCGAACGGGCGCTGGCCGAGGGCTTTGCGGTATGCGGCTTTGCCAGCGCGGGGGAAGACCCGCTGCGCGCTGCGCGGCTGGAGCAATGGCTGGGCGATGGGCACCATGGCAGCATGGAATGGATGGCAACCCGCCTCGATCACCGCCGCTCCCCACAAGGGCTATGGCCCGAGGCGAAAAGCGTGATCGCGCTCGGCATGAGTTACGCGCCTGCGCATGATCCGCTGGCGCTGGAGGGGTCGGATACCCACGCCCGCATCTCGGTCTATGCGCAAGGCAAGGACTATCACGATGTCGTCAAGAAGCGCCTGAAGGCGCTGGCCCGCTGGCTGGTGGAGGCGGTGCCGGGCGCGCAGGTGAAAGTGTTCGTCGACACCGCCCCGGTGATGGAAAAGCCCTTGGGCGAGGCGGCGGGGATCGGCTGGCAGGGCAAGCACACCAATATGGTCAGCCCCACCCACGGTAGCTGGCTGTTTCTTGGAGCAATCTACACCACGCTCGATCTGACCCCGGCAGAGCCGCACCGCGACCAATGCGGAAGCTGCCGCGCCTGTCTTGATGCGTGCCCCACCGATGCCTTCCCCGCGCCCTATCGGCTCGATGCGCGGCGGTGCATTTCCTACCTCAACATCGAGCACAAGGGGCCGGTGCCCGAGGAACTGCGTGCGGGACTGGGAAACCGCATCTACGGCTGCGACGATTGTCTGGCGGTGTGCCCGTGGAACAAGTTTGCCTCGGCCGCACAGGCGATGCGGGAATTCCTCCCCCGCGCCGAACTGGTCGCACCGCGGCTGGGGGAATTGCTGGCGCTGGACGATGCGGGGTTCCGGGCGCTGTTCTCCGGCTCCCCGATCAAGCGCATCGGGCGCGACCGGTTTGTGCGCAACTGCCTCTATGCGGCGGGCAATAGCGGCAATGCGGCGCTTACCGCACAGGTGACGGCGTTAACCGACGATCCCGATCCGGTCGTTGCCGAGGCGGCGGAGTGGGCCTTGGGCAAGCTTACAGGAGGTCCTTGA